Within Spinacia oleracea cultivar Varoflay chromosome 4, BTI_SOV_V1, whole genome shotgun sequence, the genomic segment ATTTACACCCCTCCAATTTCAACCCAATTTCACAGCAAAAAAAGTTTCAATTATAATTCTAAAACATTCTTCTTTCCCAGAACTTCTAAAAAAAGAAATGGGCAAAAGTATGCAGGGTTTTCTACTTCTTGTTCTTTTACTCCGATGGAAACTGCTAAGATTAAGGTTGTGGGTGTTGGTGGGGGTGGCAACAATGCAATTAATCGCATGATTGGTAGCGGTTTGCAGGTataatttctctctttttattGGGTTTTTGTCGCTTTTTTTCTTCcaggttttttttaatatttatttgaCCAAATTTtctgtgtttgattttggatatatTTGAATGAATATTTGGGTACAATATCAATTCCATTGTCAAATTGGACATTTGGGTATTTAGAAATAAAAATTTGGTTTAATTTGGATCAATTCTGTTGTCGGATTAATGGATTCTTATGCTAGCCTCAGTCAGTTGAATTTTGTCATTTACATCTGATGTGAATTGTGAATGATCCTTTTAATTCTACCATTGAATTGAGCATTTGGGTATTTGTTAGAAGCTTATATCTTGTTCTGTTTGGTAAAGCGACCGTTTCAGAGCTTCAATTTGTCACATTTTCCGCCTAGAATGTGACGCCCTTTGCTTATTGCAATTTTTTGGGTGGGATTACATTGTTGCATTTTGCTCTTCGATGTCTAATTTGTAAAATGGTTATTAGTTTCTAAAATGAATGTCTTTCTTGTGGTAACAATTTAATTTTGAAGTATATCATTGAAGGTCAGTTTTCTGCAATTAAACCATTGTTTTGGAGATTCAGGCTGCTGAGAGATGGATGAAATGAAAGAATTTATAATCCCAATCTATACAGTAGCTGAGTAGCATCAGTTTGCATTTATTAGAGTTGAATTGGTATTTCCTTTGTTATGATTTGTCAAAGAGATATCCACAAAATTTGTTCTTTGGACAATTTCGTAGTGAAAATGTATGGTGGCATTAACTTAATACTCTTACTGGTTCTTTGTATCTTCTCAAGTTAGTTGATGTATGATTTTTGATCTTTGCTTTACCCTTGGCCACTCTTGATTTTATAAATTGTCATACAAGTTCTTCCTCACTGTGTGCTTTGCTGTTGCTTGATTATATATCTTTTAGGATTTGAGTGGTTTTGTatagaatttcattaaaaataaCACTTGGACATACCCGTTTTTTAGTGTTACATTTATGACTCTTTTGAATTTGTTCAGGAAGGAAGCTCATTCTTATGTGCGTAATTATAGAATGATGTGACATCTTGCACCCAAATTTGATAAATGTATCATGTATGCCTTTGTTGTCAGGGTGTTGATTTTTATGCCGTAAACACAGATGCTCAGGCGTTATTGCAATCAGCTGCTGAGCACCCAATTCAAATAGGAGAGCTTCTGACACGTGGATTAGGTCTGGCGCATGTTGTGTCCTAAATGAGTGTCTATGGATACTCATATTATGACCTCCTTTTTGCCCATTTATATCATTTATCTCTATGCAGGTACTGGTGGGAATCCGTCACTTGGAGAGCAGGCTgctcaagaatcaaaagaagctaTTGCAACAGCACTTGCAGGATCAGACCTCGTGTTTGTAACAGCAGGAATGGGTGGGGGCACTGGATCAGGTGCTGCTCCTGTCATCGCTCAAATATCCAAGGATGCGGGTTACCTCACTGTGGGCGTGGTCACTTACCCTTTCAGTTTCGAGGGCCGCAAAAGGTCATTGCAGGCAGGTGTCCCTTATCTTCCTTAGCATATCTTGATCACAATGGTTTTTGTATCCAATTGAGGAAGCTTGTTCATATAGTCATTCTTGTTTTCCAGTCATAAGTATAATTTGTCTTTGTCCTATGTGAATGTGCCTATTTAAGAGAAATATTTACGATCTCCTATTGAGTTTTTTTAAGTGTGAAATTCAGGTTTTTGGCATTACTTCATCTTTTTGTTTCTGATCTTATCAGGCACTGGAAGCTATAGAGAAGCTGCAGAATAATGTGGATACCCTCATTGTGATACCAAATGACCGTCTCTTGGACATTGCTGATGATCAAACTCCTCTTCAGGATGCTTTTCAGCTGGCTGATGATGTTCTTCGCCAGGGcgttcaaggaatttcagacaTAATTACGGTATGTCAATATAAAATTTGTTTTTTCACTTTGTTGCACTGATATATGGGTCTCTGTTGAGACTAAATGTGAAACTTAGAGTTTGAACGTTGAAGATGCCATAATGTTGCAACTATCAACAAGTTTAATCAATTCTAAGCATGTTATCACGCATAAAAGGCATTTCATCTTTACAAAAACATTAAACTGTAATTATTGTGGCGATATTGGTGGCGTTGTAGAACTTGGAAATTCGAGAAGCATTGTGCAAACTAGCATAGTGAGGATGGTTTTAGGGAAATTCCTGTTGCATCATACCATAAATCAACTATAAGATCTTATCTTATCTTGTAGAATTGAAGTTGTTGTTTCCTGTTTCCTGTTTCGTAGATTCCGGGACTTGTAAACGTGGACTTTGCTGATGTGAAGGCAATCATGAAGGATTCAGGAACGGCAATGCTTGGAGTTGGTGTTTCCTCTAGTAAAAACCGTGCAGAAGAAGCAGCTGAACAAGCAACTTTGGCACCTCTAATTGGCTCATCCATACAATCAGCTACTGGTGTTGTATACAATATAACAGGAGGAAAGGATATAACATTACAGGAAGTTAACAGAGTATCGCAGGTACATTATGGAATGTATTATCAGGATTCAGGAATATAATATCCCTACTTTTATTTGTACATTTTTCTAACAATATAAATTCACGTGAAATTGTGCAGGTGGTTACAAGTTTAGCAGATCCATCTGCTAACATAATATTCGGGGCTGTTGTCGATGATCGCTACAATGGAGAGATTCATGTGACTATAATTGCAACAGGCTTCTCACAGTCATTTCAAAAGACACTACTAACAGATCCCAAAGCTTCAAGGCTTTTCGATAAAGTAACCCAGGAAAGCAAAGGAGGATCAACTGGTCTTTCCAATTCATCTCCGAATTCTCAGAACTCCGTGCCACCACGACCTCCAAGAAAGCTGTTCTTTTAGAGTCTCTAACAAACAACCCCTTCTTTCTTCCCATTGCCATTGTTTGCTCTCTTGGACATGGATTTGTAGTCATATAAAAAAATCAATGTTACATCTTCGTTGTTCCTACCTCGTATGTCTCTTCGTGTTGAGTTTTTTTTCATCTGGTAGGATTGCTTAATTTTTTGATCTTGCAAATTTGCATGCTGCAAACTGTAATATGAAAATACAAATGCAATTCAGGTTCAAGTCCATGTTTTTTTAATAACAATATTCAAGTCCATGTGAACTTGAAAGTAGGATGTTAATTGTTAAATGATAAGTAGACGAAATTTTTTTAGCAGCACTCAAATTTGagtcaactaaattgaacatgTGGGTTTTCTTATTGAAAATTCTATTTCCAgtgcaactttttttttttttttttttcaattagcCCATATTTTGAGAAATAAGTATTCAATTAATAAACAAAGTCGAAATCTTTATTCAGGAATTATTTACAAATTTTGGGTTTCTTTTACACATATATGGGCCATACTGGTATACTATTTTTACACTCTCGCTTCGATTTCTTGGAATGTATTGCTACGGTAACCGGTACAAGGAAGATTATAAATAAcgtaaataaataacacaaagatttaacgtggttcactaacgatgtgttagctacgtccacatgCATATGAGGGGAAAGTTTtatcggcaacttttgtgtaagaccgtcttaccggaaagaccacttttgttgcttaactaattggttcaatttcttaactaattggttacattacttaattaattgattcaattgcttaactaattaatttcattgcttaactaattggtttcattgcttaactaattagttcaagtgcttaactaattagttccattgcttaacttatatgataccaaggtggtcttttgtgtaagaccgtcttatagaaaagtttgtaaagttttattgatATTGAGGAGCACacaactaggttatgacctaaaGAGTTTATATAATACTCTATGCGGAAAAACCCAGAAATATGCCCAAACAGATAACCCTAGTCCAGAATAATAGATACCGTAAAGTTTTGGGGCGTTGCCCTGGACCCCGATTTGCTGAAAGGTCAACGAGATCCCTGATTCAAGGcatatttaaacaaaaaaatttgGGGGGGGGGCAGAACTAAAAATATATTACGGAACTTTTGCTTGAGGGCCGGGGCCCGCCATCAAGAAGATCTGCCATCATCATCTCATCTCTCCGATACATGCTTATTACTTGGTTTGCCTCATTTAACTTCACTCGATAAAAAAAATCTGGATCTTCTTCTCCTTTGCGAATTAACATATTCACAACAACTTGTGAATCTTTCCGTTCTATTGTTTTCATTTTCAATCTACTCGTTGTGGTCATTTAATGTGTGACCAAGAACCTTTGGGTGGCCATATTTATTACACATATATCTATAGGAATCTGTAGTCTGCTTCCTGATAGATTGAGTCCTTCAATTACTTGCGCCATGTCTTCATCAATTTTTCTTTGTGATCTGAAAACAAATAATTAAGCATGGAAAGaaattagttaagcagtggAATAAATAGTTAGGCATGAAATTAAATTACTTAAGCAGTGGAACAAATAGTTAGGcattaaattcaattagttaagcacttagTTAAGCATGGAAAGCAATTAGTTAGGGATGGAAAGCAATTAGTgaagcatgaaattgattttgtaCCTTTCAAGGTGTTGCAGTGACAATCTAGTTAAATCATGATTGTGTTCTATAACATGATGGCTGATTTCaaactttccttttttgtttgaatttgtgCATTGCAAACCCTTCTAGTCAGTTTTTGATGTTTTAGGTTCCTCGACTTGACTTTTGTTTTGCTTTTAGTTGGTACACTTATttcttctttcttgttgtttgatCTGTTTTCCTTTCTTTACCCTTGCTTTGAACAACAGAAATATTTTTCCTTCATTTCTCCAGTTTTTGGATTCCTTCTTGTTGTAGTTTTTCTTATGGAAAATCCAACAAGTATTGAATGTTTGTCATAAAGATCTTCTATTGAATGTCCAGTCAAAGGTCCTCTAATTTCATCCTCTATTAAATTGTCTCAAATACTTGAAGCTGTAAAATGAAGAAAGTATTAGTTAACTTGAATTTAAATAAAGCCGATTAGTTATGTgacgaaactaattagttaatcaatgagTACCAAATAGTTAACCAATTGAATTAATATGtttattgataaaaaaaaagtattagTTAAGTctaatattcaattagttaagaaacaCAACCAATTAGTTCAAAAACACAACCAATTAGTTCAAAAACGCAACCAATTAGTTCAGAAAGGTCAATAActgtttaaaatttaaaatttaagaaTAACATTAGAAATCAAATTTTAACTATTTTCTCTATTGATTAAGAAACTAAACGATTTAGTTAAAAATGTTAAAAATGGAGTCTGTATAGATCACTTAGTTTAACAATACACGCTATTAGTTAATACATGAAATTAGTTTTTAGTCCTGAAAAAATAGTAGATGTTGTTTCAGCCGTTGTTGTAGAGCTTGTCTCTGATGTTGTTTCTGTTGTTGAATTTTTTGCAGAAGTTTCTTGCTGGAACTCCACTAATGGTTCCGGGTCAAGAGTAACAAATCGAAGAGAAGTATCACCACAATGAGGATTGTCAAATCGAGATGAATTACTAAATCGATTATGATTATCAAAGGTATTAGGAGTATCAAATAGACTTGCACTACCAGATCGATTAGTTACATCAAATTGATTAGGGTTATCAAATCCTTCAATCGTACTAGATCCTTCAATTGTAGTAAATCGAGGGAATTGGAGGAGGAGGATGACGATGAAATTGTTGAACATTATTGAATCGCGGAGAAGTTCGATTAAATTGAGGAGGACGATATCGTGTGTATGAAAAACCTTGTTGTCTCCGCCGTATAAGGATGATCTTTGAGAGTCCATGCTGCCGGAGTTGGTGGAGGAAAGCAGCGGAGGTGATGAAAGATAGtggaggaggagagaggaatcGCGATTAGGGGTCGCGAAAGTGAGAGAATTCCTTGTTTTCTGGGTTTCACGTAAAGAGAGAGGatgaaaaaggagagagaatttttttttttaatttatactcGCGCGTGAGTTCACGCGCGCGTAGGGAAGTCATCGTTTGATAGGCACGTGGCTGTCAGACTGTCTGACAGTAAagcttttgaaataaaaatgaaGAGGTCATAAACCATATAATAGTATTGTAAATTCCCCAACAACGAAGAACAAGGGACAAAGAAAAAGGCGCGT encodes:
- the LOC110791283 gene encoding cell division protein FtsZ homolog 1, chloroplastic, with the translated sequence MATLRFTNANELIYTPPISTQFHSKKSFNYNSKTFFFPRTSKKRNGQKYAGFSTSCSFTPMETAKIKVVGVGGGGNNAINRMIGSGLQGVDFYAVNTDAQALLQSAAEHPIQIGELLTRGLGTGGNPSLGEQAAQESKEAIATALAGSDLVFVTAGMGGGTGSGAAPVIAQISKDAGYLTVGVVTYPFSFEGRKRSLQALEAIEKLQNNVDTLIVIPNDRLLDIADDQTPLQDAFQLADDVLRQGVQGISDIITIPGLVNVDFADVKAIMKDSGTAMLGVGVSSSKNRAEEAAEQATLAPLIGSSIQSATGVVYNITGGKDITLQEVNRVSQVVTSLADPSANIIFGAVVDDRYNGEIHVTIIATGFSQSFQKTLLTDPKASRLFDKVTQESKGGSTGLSNSSPNSQNSVPPRPPRKLFF